In a genomic window of uncultured Sphaerochaeta sp.:
- a CDS encoding GNAT family N-acetyltransferase, producing the protein MDNLNMREQPIESDIASVASILRRSGFFNEEEQEVGVSLVRERLQYGEKSLYFFQFAQRQEEVVGYTCFGPIPGTLNSYDLYWIAVDPAYQKQGIGSVLLDGTEEEIRKRGGKRIYIETSSSELYVPTRRFYTSHGYALEASLEHYYALGDDKLIYVKGW; encoded by the coding sequence ATGGATAACCTCAACATGCGCGAACAACCGATTGAAAGCGACATCGCTTCTGTAGCTTCAATTCTCAGGCGCTCGGGTTTCTTCAATGAGGAAGAGCAGGAGGTGGGGGTCTCTCTGGTCAGGGAGCGCCTCCAGTACGGGGAGAAGTCTCTCTACTTCTTCCAGTTTGCCCAGCGTCAGGAAGAGGTGGTCGGCTATACCTGTTTCGGGCCCATCCCGGGGACGCTGAACAGCTATGACCTCTACTGGATTGCCGTCGACCCAGCCTATCAGAAGCAAGGCATCGGGTCCGTGCTGCTGGACGGTACGGAAGAGGAGATCAGAAAGCGGGGAGGCAAGCGTATCTACATCGAGACGAGCAGCAGCGAGCTCTACGTACCTACCCGCAGATTCTATACCAGCCATGGCTATGCACTTGAGGCAAGCCTCGAGCACTACTACGCCCTTGGTGATGACAAGCTGATCTACGTAAAGGGATGGTGA
- a CDS encoding GNAT family N-acetyltransferase has translation MDAITIEVYEHTLEIIDYEGVLDLFGGQLTFIGYSPSRGEVASVLDNAMKQGSRSVLWVAYSQEQAVGFAFGNVCCGLESGGDYLWLNELYVSEKARLQGLGSLLLETVRSWAKLRGCTYLALVTHPSNVRAQHLYQEAGMELENLVWVDAYL, from the coding sequence ATGGATGCAATTACCATTGAAGTCTATGAGCATACCCTCGAAATCATCGACTATGAGGGGGTGCTTGACCTGTTTGGCGGCCAGCTGACCTTCATCGGATACTCCCCAAGTCGGGGTGAAGTTGCCTCGGTGCTGGACAATGCCATGAAGCAGGGGAGCCGGTCGGTACTCTGGGTTGCCTACAGCCAAGAGCAAGCAGTAGGCTTTGCTTTCGGCAATGTGTGCTGTGGCTTGGAGAGCGGGGGTGACTACCTGTGGCTCAATGAGCTGTATGTGTCGGAGAAGGCCCGCTTGCAGGGTCTTGGCTCCCTCTTGCTTGAAACAGTGCGCTCCTGGGCCAAGCTGCGGGGATGTACCTATCTTGCCTTGGTGACCCACCCTTCCAATGTACGGGCACAGCATCTCTACCAAGAGGCAGGCATGGAGCTTGAGAACCTGGTCTGGGTTGATGCCTATCTCTGA
- a CDS encoding D-alanine--D-alanine ligase: protein MHHVIILHNTIPENAPEDVLDILTQATWIGEILAAKGWEVSLLPFSLQALEQLDDSAIIFNLLDSAPNEESLSYLGAGILEHLGLRYTGCTHSTLFVTGDKQLSKALLLKAGLPTPKPYDPSDPEGMYLIKATNQDASLGLDESCLVRGEQVEAVLAEKQKLFGFPFFAEQYIDGREFTVCLYGKADHPTILPPYEWVFSQYGQRAKIITYDAKWTEQTYGYEHIEAKYTHDAEDKELLENLATLSKQCARLFDLSGYARVDFRVDERNRPYILEVNANPSFYGFYHLAKEWNLSFGDMVESLVLRAIDQR, encoded by the coding sequence ATGCACCACGTCATCATCCTCCACAACACCATACCAGAGAACGCTCCTGAAGACGTCCTGGACATCCTTACCCAAGCCACCTGGATTGGGGAAATCCTTGCGGCAAAAGGGTGGGAGGTCAGTCTGCTTCCCTTCTCGCTGCAAGCACTTGAGCAACTTGATGACAGTGCCATCATCTTCAACCTGCTGGACTCAGCCCCCAACGAGGAGAGCCTCTCCTACCTGGGAGCAGGTATTCTGGAACACCTGGGCCTGCGCTATACCGGCTGTACGCATTCCACCCTGTTTGTGACCGGTGACAAGCAGCTGTCGAAAGCCCTTCTGCTCAAAGCAGGCCTACCCACCCCCAAACCCTATGACCCTTCGGATCCGGAAGGAATGTATCTGATCAAGGCAACCAACCAGGATGCTTCTCTGGGTCTGGATGAGTCGTGCCTGGTGAGGGGAGAACAGGTCGAAGCGGTGCTTGCAGAAAAGCAGAAACTGTTTGGGTTTCCCTTCTTTGCCGAACAGTACATCGACGGGCGTGAGTTCACCGTTTGTCTCTACGGAAAAGCCGATCATCCAACCATCCTTCCCCCCTATGAGTGGGTGTTCAGCCAGTATGGACAACGGGCGAAAATCATCACCTATGATGCAAAATGGACGGAACAAACCTATGGCTATGAGCACATCGAGGCCAAATACACCCATGATGCAGAGGATAAGGAGTTGTTGGAAAACCTGGCAACCCTGAGCAAGCAGTGTGCACGGCTCTTCGATCTCAGCGGCTATGCACGGGTCGACTTCCGCGTCGATGAGCGTAATCGTCCCTACATCCTTGAAGTGAATGCCAACCCCTCGTTCTACGGCTTCTACCATCTGGCGAAGGAGTGGAATCTCAGCTTTGGGGATATGGTGGAGAGTCTGGTCCTGAGAGCCATCGATCAGAGATAG
- the gtfA gene encoding sucrose phosphorylase — MKQGIVLITYPDSLGTDLKQLKDVLDTHYAQAVASIHVLPFFPSSGDRGFAPLHYESVDPAFGSWEDIQALAADYDLVFDYMINHISSKSPYLKEYLQEGPQSPKKALFIDYEAFFGGEPTREQVDKIYKRKNKDPYHTLTFADGSTKKLWCTFSEEQIDLDTQSEEGKAFLKHNLEHLASRGAKLIRLDAFAYAIKKLETDCFFVEPETSKLLNECRQIVAPYGADVLPEIHEHYSIQLKLAQEGFPVYDFALPLLMLHALYFNTTAYLKHWFSICPRNQYTTLDTHDGIGVVDVYGLLPDEEIEKTQQYLYERGANVKRIYSSEAYNNLDIYQVNCTYYSALGDDDRAYLVARAVQFFSPGTPQVYYVGMLAGRNDLKLLEESREGRNINRHYYSIEEIEEEQKRPVVQALKLLMELRTSHPAFSGTFVLETCEDDAQLALSWVTEETKLTLHADFASRSFSIEEQGKSIMKL; from the coding sequence ATGAAACAAGGCATTGTACTGATCACCTACCCCGACTCCCTCGGAACCGACCTCAAGCAGCTCAAGGACGTTCTGGATACCCACTATGCACAGGCTGTGGCTTCCATCCATGTGCTTCCTTTCTTCCCCTCTTCCGGCGACAGGGGGTTTGCGCCGCTTCACTATGAAAGCGTAGATCCTGCTTTCGGAAGCTGGGAAGATATCCAAGCGCTTGCGGCTGACTATGACCTGGTCTTCGACTATATGATCAACCACATCAGCAGCAAGAGCCCCTACCTCAAGGAGTACCTGCAGGAAGGACCGCAATCGCCAAAGAAAGCACTGTTCATCGACTATGAGGCCTTCTTTGGGGGGGAACCGACCCGTGAGCAAGTGGACAAGATCTACAAGCGCAAGAACAAGGACCCCTACCACACCCTCACCTTCGCAGATGGCTCGACCAAAAAGCTCTGGTGCACCTTCAGTGAGGAACAGATCGACCTGGATACCCAAAGCGAGGAAGGAAAAGCCTTCCTCAAGCACAATCTGGAACACCTTGCCTCAAGGGGAGCGAAGCTCATCCGCCTCGATGCCTTTGCCTACGCCATCAAGAAGCTCGAGACCGACTGCTTCTTCGTGGAACCGGAAACCAGCAAGCTGCTCAATGAGTGCAGGCAGATCGTTGCACCGTACGGGGCCGATGTCCTTCCCGAAATCCATGAGCACTACTCCATCCAGCTCAAGCTTGCCCAGGAGGGCTTCCCCGTCTATGACTTCGCCCTGCCGCTTCTGATGCTTCATGCCCTGTACTTCAACACTACAGCCTACCTGAAGCACTGGTTCTCCATCTGCCCGAGAAACCAGTACACCACCTTGGACACCCATGACGGCATCGGGGTAGTGGACGTCTACGGTCTGCTTCCTGACGAGGAGATTGAGAAAACCCAGCAGTACCTCTACGAGCGTGGGGCAAACGTCAAACGCATCTACAGCTCCGAAGCCTACAACAACCTGGACATCTACCAAGTGAACTGCACCTACTACAGTGCCCTTGGTGATGATGACCGTGCCTATCTGGTTGCCCGGGCAGTACAGTTCTTCAGCCCCGGCACCCCGCAGGTGTACTACGTGGGGATGCTGGCCGGCAGGAATGACCTGAAGCTGCTGGAAGAGAGTCGGGAAGGAAGAAACATCAACCGCCACTACTACAGCATCGAGGAGATCGAGGAGGAGCAGAAGCGGCCGGTCGTACAGGCTTTGAAGCTGTTGATGGAGCTCAGGACAAGCCATCCTGCCTTCAGCGGGACCTTTGTGCTGGAGACGTGTGAGGACGATGCACAGCTGGCGCTCAGCTGGGTAACGGAAGAAACCAAGCTCACCCTCCATGCCGATTTTGCCTCACGCTCCTTCAGCATTGAGGAACAGGGCAAAAGCATCATGAAGTTGTAG
- a CDS encoding (deoxy)nucleoside triphosphate pyrophosphohydrolase has product MKQIVVAAALIIKDGNVFAAQRKDSGDLAKKWEFPGGKLEAGESGEEAIVREIREELSAKIAVTGYLMTVEHTYPAFHITMHAYLCELEAGDLVLSEHLDSRWLGPDELYDVDWAAADLPIVERAKALLANR; this is encoded by the coding sequence ATGAAACAGATTGTCGTTGCAGCAGCACTCATCATCAAGGATGGGAACGTGTTTGCGGCACAGAGAAAGGATAGCGGGGATCTTGCCAAAAAATGGGAGTTTCCCGGAGGGAAGCTGGAAGCGGGTGAGTCCGGAGAAGAAGCCATCGTACGGGAGATCAGAGAAGAGCTTTCTGCCAAGATAGCGGTGACGGGGTACCTGATGACGGTCGAGCATACCTACCCGGCCTTCCACATCACCATGCATGCCTACCTCTGTGAACTGGAAGCTGGGGATTTGGTGCTTTCCGAGCATCTGGACAGCCGTTGGCTGGGTCCGGATGAACTGTACGATGTAGACTGGGCTGCAGCAGACCTTCCCATCGTCGAGCGGGCCAAGGCTCTGTTGGCCAACCGATGA
- a CDS encoding DEAD/DEAH box helicase, translated as MNSLSSEFLLKSLKTGFVDDTVASSDAYRPDLVLNRPPHQKVLSALVNELETCTFFQFSVAFITLGGLVQLHQALLDAEGRGVKGQILTSDYLNFTEADALEAIGRQYPHIELRIAMGEPFHAKGYVFTHPSHVTFIVGSSNITAHALARNCEWNVRFHALSTGEFSHKMQDEFAQIWSQAREVDALWLGHYRTIQQSTAWQRNLSHVGSAEEPEETQEEIIPNSMQREALQALADLRMQGKRKALLISATGTGKTYLCAFDVQAVRPKRFLFIVHREQVARRSMESFQKILGTDIEMGMLGSGNKTPAPYVFAMIQTLSKSEVLSQYPSDHFDYIVVDEVHHSGANSYRKVLDHFSSAFLLGMTATPERSDGFDIYDLFDHTVAYEIRLKQALEADLLSPFHYFGVKDLSIDGKMVEDATAFSTLVAQERVLRIGEVLERYSLKKENRRGLIFCSRVDEAHELSDKLNVLGYRTRALSGQDDDETRTKVLDALASDRSDHLQYVLAVDILNEGIDIPILNQIVMLRPTQSAIVFVQQLGRGLRKFAGKKFVTVIDFIGNYKNSFLIPVALFGAYTYEKDSLRRYLTGGSLGIPGVSTINFEKIAKEQIYASINTANFSQLAFLKSEYQKMKVRLGRIPTMMDFTKTDAVSALLFIERAKSYRHFLQKVEKTLPPLSLQQMQSLLFLSKILAKGLRPYESIILNLLLTEGDRVFSLDDVRTCIAQTCSSYVSDEQDLNSALRILSNGFFRDQDKADHGNLRYVSINEEMIGMHPEFRTLLNEGEGYRRHVEDLLSFSVFQFQARDQKSRLSHDLYLYGKYTRSEALLLLGWEKDMVPLNIGGYVYNKELQVCPIFVTLEKDVASIDPGINYKDSFLTAEEFAWETKHGRDFNSPEVKAMDKQQALGLRLPLFVKKHDDEGHSFYYMGDMTFLRKELREKLTGTRGNRPIVAMWFRMQKRVEESLYRYLTGV; from the coding sequence ATGAACAGCCTCAGCTCGGAGTTCCTGCTCAAAAGTCTGAAGACGGGCTTTGTGGATGACACGGTAGCCAGCTCGGATGCCTACCGTCCCGATCTGGTGCTGAACAGACCGCCACACCAGAAGGTGCTCTCTGCACTTGTCAATGAGCTGGAGACCTGTACGTTTTTCCAATTCTCCGTTGCCTTCATCACCTTGGGAGGCTTGGTCCAGCTTCATCAGGCCCTCCTTGATGCAGAGGGGAGGGGAGTGAAGGGACAGATTCTCACCTCAGACTACCTGAATTTCACTGAAGCGGATGCGCTTGAGGCCATTGGGCGGCAATACCCCCATATCGAGCTTCGCATCGCAATGGGTGAGCCCTTCCACGCAAAGGGATACGTCTTTACCCACCCAAGCCACGTAACCTTCATTGTTGGCAGTTCGAATATCACCGCACATGCGCTTGCCCGCAACTGTGAATGGAATGTGCGTTTCCACGCACTCAGCACGGGGGAGTTCTCCCACAAGATGCAAGACGAGTTTGCTCAGATTTGGTCTCAGGCACGGGAAGTTGATGCTCTTTGGTTGGGCCACTACCGCACCATCCAGCAGAGTACTGCGTGGCAACGGAATCTCAGTCATGTCGGCAGTGCAGAAGAGCCGGAGGAGACCCAGGAGGAGATCATCCCCAACTCGATGCAAAGGGAAGCATTGCAAGCTCTGGCAGATTTGCGCATGCAGGGAAAGCGCAAAGCACTGCTGATCTCGGCTACCGGGACGGGCAAAACCTATCTCTGTGCCTTCGACGTGCAGGCGGTGCGTCCAAAGCGCTTTCTCTTCATTGTCCACCGCGAACAGGTCGCCCGTCGCTCGATGGAAAGTTTCCAAAAGATTTTGGGAACGGACATCGAAATGGGAATGCTCGGCTCGGGAAACAAGACCCCTGCTCCCTATGTGTTTGCCATGATCCAGACGCTCTCCAAGAGCGAGGTGCTTTCCCAGTACCCATCAGACCATTTTGACTACATTGTGGTTGATGAGGTGCATCACAGTGGGGCGAACTCCTATCGTAAGGTGCTTGATCACTTCTCCAGTGCGTTCCTGCTGGGTATGACGGCAACGCCAGAGCGCAGCGATGGGTTTGACATCTATGACCTCTTCGACCATACGGTTGCGTATGAGATACGGCTCAAGCAGGCTCTGGAGGCAGACCTGCTCTCTCCCTTCCACTACTTTGGGGTCAAGGACCTGAGCATTGATGGCAAGATGGTGGAGGATGCAACAGCCTTCTCCACGCTGGTTGCTCAGGAGCGGGTTCTGCGAATCGGCGAAGTGCTGGAGCGCTATTCGCTGAAAAAGGAGAACCGGAGGGGCCTGATCTTCTGCAGCAGGGTGGATGAGGCCCATGAGTTGTCGGATAAGCTCAATGTATTGGGCTATAGGACACGTGCCTTAAGTGGTCAGGATGATGATGAGACCCGTACCAAGGTGCTCGATGCGTTGGCTTCAGACCGAAGTGATCACTTGCAGTATGTGCTTGCCGTCGATATTCTCAATGAGGGCATCGACATCCCCATCCTGAACCAGATTGTCATGCTCAGGCCAACCCAGTCAGCCATCGTTTTTGTCCAGCAGCTCGGGAGGGGACTGAGGAAGTTTGCGGGCAAGAAGTTTGTGACGGTCATCGATTTCATCGGCAATTACAAGAACAGTTTTCTCATTCCCGTCGCCTTGTTCGGTGCCTACACCTACGAGAAAGATTCTCTGCGCCGTTACCTTACCGGGGGCAGTCTCGGTATCCCCGGGGTATCCACGATCAACTTCGAGAAAATAGCGAAAGAGCAGATCTATGCATCCATCAATACAGCAAACTTCTCACAGCTGGCCTTCCTCAAATCAGAGTATCAGAAGATGAAGGTACGGTTGGGCAGAATTCCGACCATGATGGATTTCACCAAGACGGATGCCGTATCTGCCCTGCTGTTCATTGAGAGGGCAAAAAGTTATCGCCACTTTCTCCAGAAAGTGGAGAAAACCCTCCCCCCTCTTTCCCTTCAGCAGATGCAGAGCCTGCTGTTCCTCAGCAAGATCCTTGCAAAAGGGTTGCGACCCTATGAGTCGATCATTCTGAATCTTTTGCTGACAGAGGGTGATCGGGTTTTCTCGTTGGATGATGTGCGTACCTGCATCGCACAGACCTGCTCATCCTATGTGAGTGATGAGCAAGATCTCAATTCAGCACTTCGCATCCTCTCCAACGGCTTCTTCCGTGATCAGGACAAGGCCGATCATGGAAACCTGAGGTATGTGTCCATCAACGAGGAAATGATCGGGATGCATCCCGAGTTCAGAACGTTGCTCAATGAAGGGGAGGGCTATCGCAGGCATGTGGAAGACCTGCTCTCGTTCTCAGTTTTCCAATTCCAGGCGCGCGACCAAAAGAGCCGTCTTTCCCATGATCTCTATCTGTATGGCAAGTACACCAGATCTGAAGCCTTGCTGCTCCTGGGATGGGAGAAGGATATGGTTCCCCTGAACATCGGGGGATATGTCTACAACAAGGAGTTGCAGGTCTGTCCAATCTTCGTCACATTGGAAAAAGATGTAGCCTCCATCGACCCGGGCATCAACTACAAGGATAGTTTTCTCACAGCCGAGGAGTTTGCTTGGGAGACAAAGCATGGACGTGACTTCAATTCTCCGGAAGTGAAGGCAATGGACAAGCAACAAGCGTTGGGTTTGCGTCTCCCTCTCTTCGTAAAGAAACATGATGATGAGGGGCATTCCTTCTACTACATGGGCGATATGACGTTCCTAAGGAAGGAGTTGCGGGAAAAGCTGACAGGTACGCGGGGAAACCGACCTATTGTTGCGATGTGGTTCAGGATGCAGAAGCGGGTAGAGGAGAGTTTGTATCGGTATCTGACAGGGGTTTGA
- a CDS encoding nucleotidyl transferase AbiEii/AbiGii toxin family protein, with the protein MNQEIYKMLSAYALGTHISAIHALKEIIQALTLHTLSKTDFFSHAAFYGDTALRIFHGLDRFSEDMDLPLFQRMTGTQEMYFALPYAGGSALCKVFAHFGKRFLKPLSDTDTNSPLPASAS; encoded by the coding sequence ATGAATCAAGAAATATACAAGATGCTCAGCGCATACGCCTTGGGTACCCACATCAGTGCAATACATGCTCTCAAGGAAATAATCCAAGCATTGACACTTCACACCCTTTCAAAAACAGATTTCTTTTCCCATGCAGCCTTTTATGGGGATACTGCTCTCAGGATTTTCCATGGCTTGGATCGTTTTTCTGAGGATATGGATCTCCCCCTTTTTCAACGTATGACTGGGACCCAGGAAATGTATTTTGCTCTGCCATATGCTGGGGGCAGCGCACTTTGCAAAGTTTTTGCTCATTTTGGCAAACGCTTCCTCAAACCCCTGTCAGATACCGATACAAACTCTCCTCTACCCGCTTCTGCATCCTGA
- a CDS encoding RNA-binding protein: protein MAKKIYVGNMSYQTTEEALYSLFAQYGEVMSARIIFDRDTNRPKGFAFVEMQDDSAAVAAISQLDGQDLDGRNLRVNEAIAKERTERRPSYNNRY, encoded by the coding sequence ATGGCAAAAAAAATCTATGTTGGAAACATGAGCTACCAGACCACCGAGGAAGCCCTCTATTCACTTTTCGCACAGTATGGCGAAGTAATGAGCGCAAGGATCATTTTCGATCGCGACACCAATCGTCCCAAGGGCTTTGCCTTTGTTGAGATGCAGGATGACAGCGCAGCTGTTGCTGCTATCAGCCAGCTCGATGGCCAGGACCTCGACGGCAGAAACCTCAGGGTCAACGAAGCAATCGCAAAAGAAAGAACCGAACGCAGACCTTCCTACAACAACAGGTATTAA
- a CDS encoding 2-dehydropantoate 2-reductase produces MRIAIYGAGSLGTVLGAYLAKAGVAVDLYSRNEEHIQALRKDGATVVGKVQLQQQVHALLPSEMNGLYDCIFLLTKQLENQKVASFLKPFLAEDGMLCTMQNGLPEPQLMEILGKDSVCGCAVGWGATLLGPGVAELTSEADALHFNLGLPTAGREERLDEIATILGHMGPVTIEPNFIGARYSKLLINAAFSGTATALGTTFGGVAQDKKARHIAQLVMKECLDTARAAGIRIEPVQGKDIAKLFDYHSPFKRLVSFALIPLAMKKHASLKPSMLQDIEKGKPCEVDAINGALGREANKAGVATPANDLVVEVIHRIESGELKPQWENIGLFSTLFSK; encoded by the coding sequence ATGCGCATAGCCATCTACGGAGCTGGTTCTTTGGGAACGGTACTTGGGGCATACCTGGCCAAGGCAGGCGTTGCTGTTGACCTGTACAGCCGCAATGAGGAGCATATCCAAGCCCTGAGGAAAGATGGGGCAACGGTGGTAGGCAAGGTGCAGCTGCAGCAGCAGGTGCACGCACTCCTTCCCTCTGAGATGAACGGTCTCTATGACTGCATCTTTCTTTTGACCAAACAGCTTGAGAACCAGAAGGTTGCCTCTTTCCTCAAGCCCTTTCTTGCAGAGGATGGCATGCTTTGCACCATGCAAAACGGCCTGCCCGAACCCCAGTTGATGGAGATCCTGGGCAAGGACAGCGTCTGTGGGTGTGCCGTTGGCTGGGGAGCGACGTTGCTGGGCCCTGGGGTGGCAGAACTGACCAGTGAAGCGGATGCACTCCACTTCAACCTTGGCTTGCCCACCGCAGGCAGGGAAGAACGACTGGATGAGATTGCAACAATTCTTGGGCACATGGGTCCGGTAACCATCGAACCGAACTTCATCGGGGCCCGCTACTCCAAGCTCCTGATCAATGCGGCCTTCAGTGGTACGGCAACCGCACTGGGGACCACCTTCGGAGGGGTTGCTCAGGATAAAAAGGCCAGGCACATCGCCCAGCTGGTGATGAAGGAGTGTCTCGATACCGCCAGAGCCGCAGGAATCAGGATTGAGCCTGTCCAAGGCAAGGATATCGCCAAACTGTTCGATTATCACTCCCCGTTCAAGCGCCTGGTAAGCTTCGCTCTCATTCCCCTTGCAATGAAGAAGCATGCCTCGCTCAAGCCGAGCATGCTCCAGGATATCGAGAAGGGAAAACCGTGCGAGGTGGATGCCATCAACGGGGCTTTGGGCCGGGAAGCAAACAAAGCAGGTGTTGCAACCCCTGCGAATGATCTGGTGGTGGAGGTGATCCATCGCATCGAAAGCGGGGAACTGAAGCCTCAGTGGGAGAATATCGGGCTCTTTTCCACACTCTTTTCGAAATAA
- the xdhC gene encoding xanthine dehydrogenase subunit XdhC has translation MAKKDITCTVNGKVRTYSVDVRESLSDMLRGQAGLDSIKHGCDVGECGACTVLINGKPFNSCIYMAIWAEGKDILTLEGLSDTKGAISDIQQAFIDEGAVQCGFCTPGFIMASIPIISSETESSREEIRRQISGNLCRCTGYENIVNAIEKTQKKRIAEKKGE, from the coding sequence ATGGCTAAGAAAGACATTACGTGTACCGTCAACGGAAAGGTGCGAACCTATAGTGTGGATGTCAGGGAGTCTCTCTCGGACATGCTCAGGGGACAGGCTGGACTTGACAGCATCAAGCACGGCTGCGATGTGGGTGAGTGCGGTGCGTGTACCGTCCTGATCAACGGCAAGCCGTTCAACTCCTGCATCTATATGGCAATCTGGGCCGAAGGCAAGGATATCCTTACCCTCGAGGGGCTCAGTGACACCAAGGGAGCGATCAGCGACATCCAGCAGGCCTTCATCGATGAAGGGGCTGTCCAGTGCGGCTTCTGCACCCCGGGTTTCATCATGGCCTCGATTCCCATCATCTCCAGTGAGACGGAGTCCAGCAGGGAGGAGATCAGAAGACAGATCTCAGGCAACCTCTGCCGTTGCACCGGGTATGAGAACATCGTCAATGCCATTGAGAAGACCCAGAAGAAACGCATTGCCGAGAAGAAGGGCGAGTAG
- the xdhB gene encoding xanthine dehydrogenase subunit XdhB, protein MYNFGTIYETTSVEDALRLKKEHPQAHFLAGGSDILIKVREGKLAGCDVINIYNLEELRGICLEEDGSILIRPLTSFTDVAMHPVIKQYIPVLGEAVSQIGGPQVRNIGTIGGNICNGVTSADSATTLKAYDAMLEISSIDGTRILPYAQFNLGPGKVDLREGELLCGIRISKESYEKTYGHYIKYAMRRAMDIATLGCSVNVSLSDDKKTVKRLRIAFGVAAPTPIRSTTAEASANGHAVDEALLDLVSEGALADVNPRTSWRASKEFRMQLVKEMARRATKAAVEKAGGTING, encoded by the coding sequence ATGTATAATTTTGGAACCATCTATGAAACCACCTCCGTCGAAGATGCCCTGCGCCTGAAAAAAGAACATCCCCAGGCACACTTCCTGGCCGGTGGCAGTGATATCCTGATCAAGGTCAGGGAGGGCAAGCTCGCAGGCTGTGATGTGATCAACATCTACAACCTTGAAGAGCTTCGCGGCATCTGTCTTGAGGAGGATGGATCGATTCTCATCCGTCCGCTCACCAGCTTCACCGATGTGGCGATGCATCCGGTCATCAAGCAGTACATCCCGGTGCTTGGGGAAGCAGTTTCGCAGATCGGAGGTCCCCAGGTGCGAAACATCGGCACCATCGGCGGCAACATCTGCAATGGAGTAACCTCTGCTGACAGTGCAACCACCCTGAAAGCCTATGATGCCATGCTGGAGATTTCCAGCATCGACGGCACCAGAATCCTACCGTATGCCCAGTTCAATCTCGGGCCCGGCAAGGTTGACCTGCGCGAAGGAGAGCTTTTGTGCGGCATCCGCATCAGCAAGGAGAGCTACGAGAAGACCTATGGGCACTACATCAAGTATGCAATGCGCCGTGCCATGGACATCGCAACCCTCGGTTGCTCGGTCAATGTCAGTCTCAGTGACGACAAGAAGACGGTAAAGCGGCTTCGCATCGCCTTCGGTGTTGCAGCCCCCACCCCGATTCGCTCCACTACTGCAGAAGCCAGTGCAAACGGGCATGCTGTGGACGAGGCTTTGCTTGATCTGGTCAGTGAGGGAGCTCTTGCAGATGTGAATCCAAGAACCAGCTGGAGAGCTTCCAAGGAGTTCCGCATGCAGTTGGTCAAGGAGATGGCAAGACGGGCAACGAAAGCTGCTGTAGAAAAAGCAGGAGGAACCATCAATGGCTAA